A single region of the Gossypium arboreum isolate Shixiya-1 chromosome 12, ASM2569848v2, whole genome shotgun sequence genome encodes:
- the LOC108451095 gene encoding protein MAINTENANCE OF MERISTEMS-like has protein sequence MTGPPSPLIQITYEKRVFARGDDRWRHKTHTFHLPCGECTITLEDVHLQLGLPVDGDAITGSVHSTDWGAICYELLGVIPDNINGGRIEMGWLRDTFSKPDDDSTELEKIRYARAYILQIIGDYLMSDLSRNLVHLIWLLKLVDFRAAGEFSWESAVLATLYREMCGVTRPNKAKIRGYLSLLQ, from the exons ATGACCGGTCCTCCATCACCGTTGATACAGATTACCTACGAGAAGCGGGTTTTTGCACGTGGCGATGATAG GTGGAGACACAAGACGCACACATTTCATCTTCCATGTGGAGAGTGCACTATCACTTTGGAAGACGTGCATTTGCAATTAGGATTGCCGGTGGACGGGGACGCAATCACTGGGTCCGTTCATTCTACTGATTGGGGAGCGATATGCTACGAGCTTTTGGGTGTTATTCCGGACAATATTAACGGAGGTCGGATTGAGATGGGTTGGTTACGGGACACATTTTCGAAGCCGGATGATGATTCTACCGAACTAGAAAAAATTCGATATGCTCGAGCATACATTCTTCAAATAATTGGAGATTATCTGATGTCGGACTTGTCACGAAACCTTGTACATCTGATATGGCTGctgaaactcgttgattttagagcaGCTGGTGAATTTAGTTGGGAGTCTGCCGTGTTGGCAACACTGTACCGGGAGATGTGCGGGGTTACGCGACCGAATAAAGCGAAAATCAGAGGTTACCTGTCACTACTGCAATGA
- the LOC108451096 gene encoding uncharacterized protein LOC108451096, whose protein sequence is MFAITPGESADDWDFFLSRLRMHVCPQPDIYVISDRGTGILAAIERQESLWHRTHHRYCLRHIASNYYRQYPSKGERRQVANMGYEISKDRFHEMLTVFHSVNEEGHDCLCNMPFEQWTQAYDGGLRYGHMTSNLAECINYVLKGTRHLPITSVVRETYFRLAALFLKRAASYAGQMQGGHVCCAKVLQEINKAKARANTMHTVCYDRDNLWFRVTEFDKPHQGITGGQYRVHLRNRTCDCGRFDALRYPCAHVIAACQNLRLDPMSYDDDAYKLEYMYNVWRHIFPPVPDDRKWPSVSLAPFKLLPDRLLRRKPMGQPCSTRIRNNMDIRETTNQQKLYGWCRNPGHTSRSCPNRNS, encoded by the exons ATGTTTGCAATAACACCGGGGGAGTCAGCTGATGActgggatttctttctttctaggttaaggaTGCATGTTTGCCCCCAACCTGATATATACGTTATATCAGATCGAGGCACCGGGATACTAGCTGCAATTGAGCGACAGGAAAGCCTATGGCATCGCACACACCATCGGTACTGCCTAAGGCACATTGCTTCCAACTACTACAGGCAATATCCATCTAAAGGTGAACGACGACAAGTGGCCAACATGG GCTATGAGATAAGTAAGGaccgttttcatgagatgttaACAGTTTTCCATTCAGTTAACGAAGAGGGCCATGACTGCCTATGTAATATGCCTTTCGAacagtggacacaagcatacgacGGTGGCTTACGATATGGTCACATGACTTCAAACCTAGCCGAATGTATAAATTATGTTCTGAAAGGAACACGTCATTTACCGATAACATCAGTTGTGCGAGAGACATATTTTCGTTTAGCGGCACTATTTTTGAAACGAGCAGCGAGTTATGCAGGCCAAATGCAGGGAGGCCATGTATGTTGCGCAAAGGTActgcaagaaattaacaaggcgaaGGCACGGGCGAACACTATGCACACAGTGTGTTACGATCGAGACAACTTATGGTTTCGCGTGACAGAGTTTGACAAACCGCACCAAGGTATTACTGGCgggcaatatcgtgtacacttAAGAAATAGAACTTGCGATTGTGGGAGGTTTGACGCACTTCGTTATCCATGCGCTCATGTAATTGCAGCTTGTCAAAATCTTCGTCTGGATCCCATGAGCTATGATGACGACGCGTACAAATTGGAATACATGTACAACGTGTGGAGACACATATTCCCACCGGTCCCAGATGATCGTAAGTGGCCCTCTGTATCGCTTGCTCCGTTTAAGCTGTTACCGGATAGATTGTTGCGACGTAAACCAATGGGTCAACCTTGCTCGACTAGAATACGCAACAATATGGATATCCGAGAAACAACCAATCAACAGAAGTTATAtggatggtgtaggaacccaggcCATACAAGTAGATCATGTCCAAATCGCAATAGTTGA
- the LOC108450336 gene encoding ubiquitin-conjugating enzyme E2-17 kDa-like isoform X2 — protein MAAKRILKEFKDLQKGPPDFCSLAPDNEDMFIWRATMPGPRDSPYEGGKFEFIIHFPPDYPYKPPKVAFRNKIFHPNINRNGSIGIDILKDKWSPALTISKVLLSIYSILGAPMLNDPLEENIANMYKTDRSQYETVARNWTQKYAMGPAYETISKELKGLERCPPSYGSAGPVDGDMFHWHAAILDLRNSPYDGGLFKVDIQFPLQYPLEPPKVQIIGLCSGQRSFILILIRMVALALIF, from the exons ATGGCTGCAAAGCGGATCTTGAAGGAGTTCAAGGATCTCCAAAAAGGTCCTCCTGACTTTTGCAGTTTAG CTCCTGATAATGAAGACATGTTTATTTGGCGAGCAACTATGCCGGGTCCTCGGGACAGTCCATATGAAGGTGGAAAGTTTGAATTCATCATTCATTTCCCTCCGGACTATCCATATAAACCACCCAAG GTTGCTTTCAGGAACAAGATCTTTCACCCTAATATTAACAGGAATGGTAGCATTGGCATTGATATTTTGAAGGATAAGTGGAGCCCCGCCCTCACCATATCCAAG GTGCTGCTGTCAATCTACTCAATCTTAGGGGCTCCAATGCTCAATGACCCATTGGAGGAGAACATTGCCAACATGTACAAGACAGATAGGAGCCAATACGAGACAGTTGCTCGGAACTGGACGCAGAAGTATGCTATG GGTCCTGCTTATGAAACAATCTCGAAGGAGCTTAAGGGTCTCGAGAGATGTCCTCCTAGCTATGGCAGCGCAG GTCCTGTTGATGGAGACATGTTTCATTGGCACGCAGCTATTTTGGATCTTCGAAACAGTCCATATGATGGTGGACTGTTTAAAGTTGACATTCAATTCCCTCTCCAATATCCACTTGAACCACCCAAGGTGCAAATAATAGG GTTGTGTTCAGGACAAAGATCTTTCATCCTAATATTGATACGAATGGTAGCATTGGCCTTGATATTTTGA
- the LOC108450336 gene encoding ubiquitin-conjugating enzyme E2-17 kDa-like isoform X1, with protein sequence MAAKRILKEFKDLQKGPPDFCSLAPDNEDMFIWRATMPGPRDSPYEGGKFEFIIHFPPDYPYKPPKVAFRNKIFHPNINRNGSIGIDILKDKWSPALTISKVLLSIYSILGAPMLNDPLEENIANMYKTDRSQYETVARNWTQKYAMGPAYETISKELKGLERCPPSYGSAGPVDGDMFHWHAAILDLRNSPYDGGLFKVDIQFPLQYPLEPPKVVFRTKIFHPNIDTNGSIGLDILKDRWSANLTISQVLHSICSLLKNPNPDAPLVSETANMYKTDRSKYDTTARSWTQKYAMG encoded by the exons ATGGCTGCAAAGCGGATCTTGAAGGAGTTCAAGGATCTCCAAAAAGGTCCTCCTGACTTTTGCAGTTTAG CTCCTGATAATGAAGACATGTTTATTTGGCGAGCAACTATGCCGGGTCCTCGGGACAGTCCATATGAAGGTGGAAAGTTTGAATTCATCATTCATTTCCCTCCGGACTATCCATATAAACCACCCAAG GTTGCTTTCAGGAACAAGATCTTTCACCCTAATATTAACAGGAATGGTAGCATTGGCATTGATATTTTGAAGGATAAGTGGAGCCCCGCCCTCACCATATCCAAG GTGCTGCTGTCAATCTACTCAATCTTAGGGGCTCCAATGCTCAATGACCCATTGGAGGAGAACATTGCCAACATGTACAAGACAGATAGGAGCCAATACGAGACAGTTGCTCGGAACTGGACGCAGAAGTATGCTATG GGTCCTGCTTATGAAACAATCTCGAAGGAGCTTAAGGGTCTCGAGAGATGTCCTCCTAGCTATGGCAGCGCAG GTCCTGTTGATGGAGACATGTTTCATTGGCACGCAGCTATTTTGGATCTTCGAAACAGTCCATATGATGGTGGACTGTTTAAAGTTGACATTCAATTCCCTCTCCAATATCCACTTGAACCACCCAAG GTTGTGTTCAGGACAAAGATCTTTCATCCTAATATTGATACGAATGGTAGCATTGGCCTTGATATTTTGAAGGATCGGTGGAGCGCCAACCTCACCATTTCCCAG GTTTTGCACTCAATTTGCTCACTCTTAAAGAATCCAAATCCCGATGCCCCATTGGTGTCGGAGACTGCCAACATGTACAAGACCGATCGGAGCAAGTACGATACAACTGCACGGAGCTGGACCCAGAAGTATGCTATGGGTTAA